A single genomic interval of Lathyrus oleraceus cultivar Zhongwan6 chromosome 7, CAAS_Psat_ZW6_1.0, whole genome shotgun sequence harbors:
- the LOC127104984 gene encoding protein JINGUBANG produces the protein MRLLSWLETCSTAICATATHNSTVELLPSRKQQHAFDSSTSSSSMLTSDDSTSSTLHSNYSIQTLPSIPSLQKLSPQSLNNFSISYHCLTSLTPHPSRPVTSLALQNNLLYAATENQINVYDRHTCTNLHTFNSEATSSGSTKTITFSKDMVFTTHQDCKIRVWKNNQHRKLTTLPTVNDRLRRFLLPKNYITVRRHDKRLWIEHADAVSDLAVSNGVIYSVSWDKTLKIWRISDLRCVESVKAHEDAVNAVAVSNDGTVYTGSSDRRIRVWAKPVGEKKHVLVATLEKHKSAVNALALNDDGSVLFSGACDRSILVWEREDSANHMVVSGALRGHQNAILCLINVSDLLLSGSADRTVRIWKRAYDGSFCCVGVLDGHQKPVKSLAAIPEYDDDQSSTNNGIVSVFSGSLDGEIKVWQLCIGSLADQDQDFMIS, from the coding sequence ATGCGGTTACTTTCGTGGCTAGAAACTTGCTCCACCGCCATCTGCGCCACCGCCACACACAACTCTACCGTCGAACTCCTCCCATCACGAAAACAACAACATGCATTTGACTCAAGtacttcttcttcttcaatgtTAACCTCTGATGACAGCACTTCCAGTACTCTTCATAGCAACTACTCCATACAAACACTCCCCTCCATTCCTTCTCTCCAGAAACTCTCTCCTCAGAGCCTCAACAACTTCTCCATCTCCTACCACTGTCTCACCTCCCTCACACCTCACCCTTCTCGCCCCGTTACCTCCCTCGCTCTCCAAAACAACCTCCTCTACGCCGCAACCGAGAACCAAATCAACGTCTACGATCGTCACACGTGTACCAATCTCCACACCTTCAACTCCGAAGCAACTTCCTCTGGCTCCACCAAAACCATCACCTTCTCCAAAGACATGGTTTTCACTACTCACCAAGACTGCAAGATCCGCGTCTGGAAAAACAACCAACACCGCAAGTTAACCACTCTCCCCACCGTCAACGACCGTCTCCGCCGCTTCCTCCTCCCGAAAAACTACATCACCGTCCGTCGCCACGATAAACGACTCTGGATTGAACACGCCGACGCCGTCTCTGACCTTGCCGTTTCAAACGGCGTTATCTACTCCGTTTCGTGGGATAAAACGCTTAAAATATGGAGAATCTCTGATCTTCGTTGCGTTGAATCTGTCAAAGCTCACGAAGACGCGGTCAACGCGGTTGCAGTTTCTAACGATGGAACCGTCTACACTGGATCATCCGATAGAAGAATACGCGTTTGGGCGAAACCAGTTGGAGAAAAAAAACACGTTCTAGTTGCGACTTTGGAGAAGCATAAATCAGCGGTTAATGCTTTGGCGCTAAACGACGACGGTTCAGTGTTATTTTCTGGTGCATGCGACCGTTCGATATTGGTGTGGGAGAGAGAGGATAGTGCGAATCATATGGTTGTGAGTGGGGCTCTGAGGGGGCATCAGAACGCGATACTATGTTTGATCAACGTCTCTGATTTGCTACTTAGTGGGTCCGCTGATCGGACGGTTAGGATTTGGAAACGGGCTTATGATGGATCGTTTTGCTGTGTTGGTGTACTTGATGGTCACCAGAAACCCGTGAAGTCGTTGGCGGCAATTCCGGAATATGATGATGATCAGAGTTCAACTAATAACGGCATCGTTTCTGTTTTTAGTGGTTCGTTAGATGGTGAGATAAAGGTTTGGCAACTTTGTATCGGGTCTCTGGCTGATCAGGATCAAGATTTTATGATTTCCTAG